The genomic DNA CTGTAAAATTTGATTGACGACAACGATGCCCCCATGACAATTGATTTCTACAACATCTTCTCGGGTAAATGTTCGTGGTGCGCGCATGACGGATACCATGACTTCATCGACTAATTGTTCACTTTTGGGATCGACGATATGCCCATAGTGAATCGTATGACTAGGAACATCTAACAACTGTTTATTGCCACTTTGATAGACTTTATTGGCAATGGTCAGCGCTTGATCACCGCTTAATCGCACAATACTTATCGCCCCTTCACCCGGTGGTGTAGAGATTGCTGCAATCGTATCAAATTCTAAGGTTATTTCAGCCATTTTTTCACTTCCTTTTTCATTTTACGCACAAAAAAAGTGCCCACTTCACCCTTTGCAATAAATGGTGAACTTCGCACTTTGACTGCTTGTTCTGTTTAAATTCTGGTCATAGACTATCATATCTAATTCTAGTAATCAAGCTTTTTTGTTTATTTTTAAGAGAGTAACGAATCATTCTTAAACTTTTTCTGCACAGGTGCCTTTTGACTGGATGTCCCATCAGATAACACTCTATAGAAGTAAATCTACTCTTATACCTTTATCTTTGTGGCAAAAAACGTTACACTTAAATGGTAGCGGTACCTACATACTTTTTCTTTACCGAAAGGAGCAAAAATTATGGCCCAATTTAAGCCTAGTGCAGTAGACGGAGTAGATGATCCACGAATCAATGAAGTGGTGTTATCGACAGGGAATATCAATCAAAAATATATCGTCAGAGATATCGTATTTGTCGCAGAATGTATCGAAGGGGACTTATTCGACCCTACATTCAATAGTGATGACATGTTCTTGACAACAAAACAAAAATTAAAAAAGAAAGTGCTAGATTATGGCGCAAATGCAGTCATCAATTGTCACTTTGAATATCAACAAAAACCCCGAGATGGCAAACAGATCATCGAACTTTTTGCTTACGGTACCGTGATCCAATTTGTCCAGACAACGATTGGCTAATCACAAAAAAACGTGCAGAGCTTTCGCCCTGCACGTTTTTTCTACCAAAGTAAAGACTACCATCGTATACTCCGATAAGAATGATTTCTAATAAAATATACTTTGTTTGGAAAAGTTTGTCAATCTGATCGCAAGATTTTGGGTTCTTCTCTTCGTAATCGCTATTTGGCTGGTTCGACAACTAAGTAACGATATGGTTCATCACCTTCTGAGTGGGTTTGTACTCCGTCATGTTTACTTAACGCCGCGTGAATTTGTTTGCGTTCAAACGCAGGCATCGGTTCTAAAAATACAGGCTGTCCTGTACGCAAGACTTTTTCTGCGGTGCGCTCAGCTAAACGTTGGATGATCTCTTGTCGTTTTTCACGATAGTTGCCTACGTTTACCACGACAGAGAGTTTATTACCGGCTACTCGATGAATGAACACTTGCGCCAAATATTGCAAAGCATTTAACGTTTTTCCATGTTTGCCGATCAACAGACCTTGTTTATCCGTTTCTAAATGGAAGACGATCAAATTCGCTTCTCTTGTCATTTTTACTACAGCTGGTGCATTTAGTTGCTGGGAGATCTCAGTGAGATAGGTTGCTAATTCCGATAAAGCTGCGTCGTCACCTAATTCACTTTTTTCTTCAATCAAGTCCTCAGGTTCGATTTCACCCGTATTTTCTGTTTGAACAGATGTTTCTTCCAACACTTCTTCTACGGTTTCTTCAATCGTTTCAGAGACAACTTCGCTGATATTCGGTTCGATTGAAAGTTTGGCATTTCTTTTTCCCATTCCGAGAAATCCTTTTTTTCCTTCATCAAGTATCTCAATAGCGACTTGCTCTTTTGCTAGTCCTAACTCATTCAATCCAATTTCAACAGCTTCATCTACGGTTGCAGCTTCATAAATCGGCATTTGCATTCCCTCCCTTATTTTTTACGTTTTTTCTTAGGACTTTGTGCCTTACGCAAAGCACGTTCTTTTTCACGGATACGTTGTGCTTCTTCTTCACGCTCACGTTTGATTTTAAATGGATTATTGATCAATAGTGTTTGGAACACTTGGAAAGCATTTGATACTACCCAGTATAGTGAAAGTCCACTGGCTAAATTGACCCCCATAACTAAGATCATCACTGGCATCGCAAAATTCATGACTTTCAATGAAGCATTCGATTCCACTTGGCTCATGCTTGATAAATACGTACTTGCAAATGTAAAGATGGCAGCCAACACTGGTAAAATAAAGGTTGGGTCAGCGTTCCCTAGGTTCAACCATAAGAAGTGACCTTGACTCAACGCAGGAACACGAGAAATTGATTGCCATAAAGCCATTAAGATTGGCATTTGTACTAATAAAGGCAAACAACCTGCATATGGATTTACACCATTTTCAGCATATAACCGTTGTTGTGCTTCTCTTAACTTACTTTGTGTTTCAGGATCTTTTGAACTATATTCTTGTTGGATCGCTTTTAGTTTTGGTTGAAGTTCTTGGGTCTTACGCATACTTTTTGTTTGGAAATGCATTAATGGTAATAAAATTACGCGAATGATGATCGTGAATAAAATGATCCCGATCCCAACATTTCCAAATGACAATGCTTTAATCGCTTCTGCAAAATAATAAACAATGTAGCGATCCCAAATTCCTGTACTTTGTGCGCTGACTTCTCCAGTTCCACAACCGGATAAGACGATGATCAGACCGACAAGTCCGGCCATCAAAAGTAAACGTTTGTATTTCTTCACTTACTCTTTTCCTCTCTGTCGATTATTTTTGCAAGCTTTAAGACATGGACTAAGTTGGAGCGAATCTCATCGTAAGTCAGTCCTTTGATGCTTGGTCTAGCAATCACAATAAAATCTAATTCCGGCTCGATCTCTTCTTTCAATGAATAGATCGCCGCACGGATTTTTCGTTTTACTTCATTGCGACATACAGCGTTTCCGACTTTCTTACCTACAGATAAGCCAACACGAAAATGCGGTTGTTCCTTCTTTTCTAAACGGTACACGACAAACTTACGGTTAGCAAAGGAAGCGCCGGTTTGAAACACCGCTTGGAACTCTCGTTCTTTTTTCACTCGATACGCTTTTTTCATTCGTTTTCTTTCCTTTTCTATCTCTCACTTACGCTCCCAATCATACCATATTTCCTATAAGTCTTTCACCTTTTCCTCTAAAAAAGGGCATAAAAAAAACCACTGTAACCCCAGTGGTCTAAGCTGAAAGAACTTTTCTTCCTTTACGACGACGGCTAGCTAAAAC from Enterococcus mundtii includes the following:
- the jag gene encoding RNA-binding cell elongation regulator Jag/EloR: MPIYEAATVDEAVEIGLNELGLAKEQVAIEILDEGKKGFLGMGKRNAKLSIEPNISEVVSETIEETVEEVLEETSVQTENTGEIEPEDLIEEKSELGDDAALSELATYLTEISQQLNAPAVVKMTREANLIVFHLETDKQGLLIGKHGKTLNALQYLAQVFIHRVAGNKLSVVVNVGNYREKRQEIIQRLAERTAEKVLRTGQPVFLEPMPAFERKQIHAALSKHDGVQTHSEGDEPYRYLVVEPAK
- a CDS encoding heavy metal-binding domain-containing protein produces the protein MAQFKPSAVDGVDDPRINEVVLSTGNINQKYIVRDIVFVAECIEGDLFDPTFNSDDMFLTTKQKLKKKVLDYGANAVINCHFEYQQKPRDGKQIIELFAYGTVIQFVQTTIG
- the rnpA gene encoding ribonuclease P protein component — protein: MKKAYRVKKEREFQAVFQTGASFANRKFVVYRLEKKEQPHFRVGLSVGKKVGNAVCRNEVKRKIRAAIYSLKEEIEPELDFIVIARPSIKGLTYDEIRSNLVHVLKLAKIIDREEKSK
- a CDS encoding YidC/Oxa1 family membrane protein insertase produces the protein MKKYKRLLLMAGLVGLIIVLSGCGTGEVSAQSTGIWDRYIVYYFAEAIKALSFGNVGIGIILFTIIIRVILLPLMHFQTKSMRKTQELQPKLKAIQQEYSSKDPETQSKLREAQQRLYAENGVNPYAGCLPLLVQMPILMALWQSISRVPALSQGHFLWLNLGNADPTFILPVLAAIFTFASTYLSSMSQVESNASLKVMNFAMPVMILVMGVNLASGLSLYWVVSNAFQVFQTLLINNPFKIKREREEEAQRIREKERALRKAQSPKKKRKK